A single genomic interval of Natator depressus isolate rNatDep1 chromosome 14, rNatDep2.hap1, whole genome shotgun sequence harbors:
- the GALK1 gene encoding galactokinase yields MAGRREADLGSLLAQARVAYRGAFAGADPELAVSAPGRVNLIGEHTDYNQGFVLPMALQLGTVVVGSPRQDGTISVITTAEEAEEPKRVQFPAPTERNTLKPGEPHWANYVKGVIQHYRAGPLPGFNAVIASNVPLGGGLSSSASLEVATYTFLQQLCPDDGDLVAKALACQKAEHTFAGMPCGIMDQFISVMGKEGHALLIDCRSLETFLVPLTDPSLVVLITNSNVRHALTGSEYPTRRRQCEEAAKALGKASLREACLADLEAARALLSEEVYRRARHVIGEIERTSRAAQALQARDYRTFGRLMVESHNSLRDDYEVSCPELDELVAAALDVSGVYGSRMTGGGFGGCTVTLLEAEAAEEALQHIKEKYNGTATFYFTTPSDGAKAQPVYGVTSLSA; encoded by the exons ATGGCCGGGCGAAGGGAGGCCGATCTCGGCTCGCTGCTGGCGCAGGCCCGGGTGGCGTACCGAGGGGCCTTCGCAGGGGCGGACCCTGAGCTCGCGGTGTCAGCCCCCGGCAGGGTGAACCTGATCGGAGAGCACACGGACTACAACCAGGGCTTCGTGCTGCCTATG GCCCTGCAGCTGGGCACCGTGGTGGTCGGGAGCCCAAGGCAGGACGGAACAATATCCGTCATTACAACcgcggaggaggcagaggagccCAAAAGGGTGCAGTTTCCAGCTCCGACAGAAAGAAACACCCTGAAGCCTGGGGAACCTCACTGGGCTAACTATGTGAAGGGCGTGATCCAGCATTACCGGG CCGGTCCTCTCCCAGGCTTCAACGCAGTGATAGCCAGTAACGTTCCCCTGGGCGGTGGCTTGTCTAGTTCAGCCTCTCTGGAAGTGGCTACGTATACCTttctgcagcagctctgcccAG ATGATGGGGACTTAGTAGCCAAGGCTCTGGCATGCCAGAAAGCTGAGCACACATTTGCTGGTATGCCCTGTGGGATCATGGACCAGTTCATATCTGTGATGGGCAAAGAGGGCCATGCGTTGCTGATAGACTGCAG GTCGCTGGAGACTTTCCTCGTGCCTTTGACTGACCCCAGCTTGGTGGTTCTCATCACCAACTCCAACGTGCGGCACGCGCTGACGGGCAGCGAGTACCCCACGCGCCGGCGCCAGTGCGAGGAGGCAGCAAAGGCTCTGGGCAAGGCCAGTCTGAGGGAGGCCTGTCTGGCCGACTTGGAGG CTGCCCGGGCCCTGCTGAGCGAGGAGGTGTACCGGCGCGCGAGGCACGTCATCGGAGAAATAGAGCGCACCTCCCGGGCGGCGCAGGCGCTGCAGGCCAGGGACTACAGGACATTTGGGAGGCTGATGGTGGAGAGTCACAACTCCCTCCG ggATGATTATGAGGTCAGCTGTCCTGAGCTGGATGAGCTGGTCGCTGCAGCGCTGGACGTCAGTGGGGTTTATGGCAGCAGGATGACGGGCGGAGGCTTTGGAGGCTGCACGGTCACGCTGCTGGAGGCTGAAGCAGCAGAGGAAGCTTTGCAGCACATCAAG GAGAAGTACAACGGCACAGCTACTTTCTATTTCACTACGCCTTCAGATGGGGCAAAGGCACAACCTGTGTATGGAGTGACTTCCCTTTCTGCATAG
- the LOC141998311 gene encoding uncharacterized protein LOC141998311 isoform X1: MTGKEPLLGTLKACILAIKEGSSLCTDASPHLAPFCEILEMILRKGIKQPVLGFKRRDYWHWLEQLPQQDTCSGVTPLSIMIEKASSCEKVLTAQGRGRYFLRLALNQKLLATAIQQLARNPTLLECYDPLISVLGNEDFMEPFLSLMLVVSEMNFSLDLQNSSFLDESWLLPVCMTYETVPCRELGMVLRYLDGRIFVIEVLPESQAEVDEVVLAGDVIDEISGFSLRNARNGQAGSVLQKLKGKPLSFRMIRWKWHDGGMYKPLLPYLKVLREKVPSFQLQQEHTHKEEKEERCLQGGRLLYNLRYLGQANVGKYGGKEVLDEGIPLVLEQHLCPREVLFDVKETEVFIQEKTSSKVLFQYPYPEISCVGRRLDSNHLFAFCVGVSPGTPEHSTFDCLVFESNSERECEEIIKRIAAGFKHTEWFV, encoded by the exons atgacTGGGAAAGAGCCGCTGCTGGGGACCCTGAAAG CATGCATCCTCGCCATCAAGGAGGGGAGCAGCCTGTGCACTGATGCCTCCCCGCACCTAGCCCCCTTCTGCGAGATCCTGGAAATGATCCTTCGAAAAGGAATTAAAC aGCCGGTGCTGGGCTTCAAGAGACGAGATTATTGGCACTGGTTAGAGCAGCTTCCTCAGCAGGATACCTGCAGCGG GGTGACCCCCTTGTCAATCATGATAGAGAAAGCCAGTTCCTGTGAGAAGGTGCTGACAGCGCAGGGACGAGGGCGGTACTTCCTGCGCCTAGCTTTAAATCAGAAGTTACTAGCTACTGCCATTCAACAGCTGGCTCGGAATCCAACACTGCTGGAG tgttaCGATCCTCTGATCTCAGTCCTGGGAAATGAAGATTTCATGG AGCCGTTCCTCTCACTGATGCTGGTGGTGTCAGAGATGAATTTCTCCCTGGATCTGCAG AATTCCAGTTTCTTGGATGAAAGTTGGCTGCTGCCG GTGTGCATGACCTATGAGACTGTACCCTGCAGAGAACTGGGGATGGTGCTCAG GTACTTGGACGGTCGGATCTTTGTCATTGAGGTGCTTCCCGAGAGCCAGGCAGAGGTGGACGAGGTGGTGCTGGCTGGAGATGTCATTGACGAGATCAGTGGCTTTTCCCTGAGAAATGCACGCAACGGACAG GCAGGGTCTGTGCTGCAGAAGCTGAAGGGCAAGCCTCTGAGCTTCCGCATGATCCGGTGGAAGTGGCATGATGGAGGGATGTACAAGCCGCTGCTGCCCTACCTGAAAGTGCTAAGGGAGAAGGTCCCCAGCTTCCAGCTCCAACAGgagcacacacacaaagaggagaaggaggagcggtGCCTGCAAGGGGGCAG GCTTCTGTACAACCTGCGGTACCTGGGCCAGGCCAATGTAGGAAAG TACGGTGGCAAAGAGGTGCTGGACGAAGGGATACCCCTGGTGTTAGAGCAGCACCTGTGCCCACGG GAAGTTTTATTTGACGTGAAAGAAACTGAAGTCTTCATACAAGAGAAAACCTCTTCCAAG GTTCTGTTCCAGTACCCCTATCCGGAGATCTCCTGTGTGGGTCGCCGGCTGGACAGCAACCATCTTTTTGCCTTCTGTGTTGG GGTTTCACCAGGGACCCCCGAACACAGTACCTTTGACTGTCTTGTGTTTGAATCAAATTCTGAGAGAGAATGTGAAGAAATTATCAAGAGAATTG CTGCTGGATTTAAACACACTGAATGGTTTGTCTGA
- the LOC141998311 gene encoding uncharacterized protein LOC141998311 isoform X2 — MILRKGIKQPVLGFKRRDYWHWLEQLPQQDTCSGVTPLSIMIEKASSCEKVLTAQGRGRYFLRLALNQKLLATAIQQLARNPTLLECYDPLISVLGNEDFMEPFLSLMLVVSEMNFSLDLQNSSFLDESWLLPVCMTYETVPCRELGMVLRYLDGRIFVIEVLPESQAEVDEVVLAGDVIDEISGFSLRNARNGQAGSVLQKLKGKPLSFRMIRWKWHDGGMYKPLLPYLKVLREKVPSFQLQQEHTHKEEKEERCLQGGRLLYNLRYLGQANVGKYGGKEVLDEGIPLVLEQHLCPREVLFDVKETEVFIQEKTSSKVLFQYPYPEISCVGRRLDSNHLFAFCVGVSPGTPEHSTFDCLVFESNSERECEEIIKRIGLKRSYPAVTENETKTKTSCDRKAHMQNSKDTWIYSDTYR; from the exons ATGATCCTTCGAAAAGGAATTAAAC aGCCGGTGCTGGGCTTCAAGAGACGAGATTATTGGCACTGGTTAGAGCAGCTTCCTCAGCAGGATACCTGCAGCGG GGTGACCCCCTTGTCAATCATGATAGAGAAAGCCAGTTCCTGTGAGAAGGTGCTGACAGCGCAGGGACGAGGGCGGTACTTCCTGCGCCTAGCTTTAAATCAGAAGTTACTAGCTACTGCCATTCAACAGCTGGCTCGGAATCCAACACTGCTGGAG tgttaCGATCCTCTGATCTCAGTCCTGGGAAATGAAGATTTCATGG AGCCGTTCCTCTCACTGATGCTGGTGGTGTCAGAGATGAATTTCTCCCTGGATCTGCAG AATTCCAGTTTCTTGGATGAAAGTTGGCTGCTGCCG GTGTGCATGACCTATGAGACTGTACCCTGCAGAGAACTGGGGATGGTGCTCAG GTACTTGGACGGTCGGATCTTTGTCATTGAGGTGCTTCCCGAGAGCCAGGCAGAGGTGGACGAGGTGGTGCTGGCTGGAGATGTCATTGACGAGATCAGTGGCTTTTCCCTGAGAAATGCACGCAACGGACAG GCAGGGTCTGTGCTGCAGAAGCTGAAGGGCAAGCCTCTGAGCTTCCGCATGATCCGGTGGAAGTGGCATGATGGAGGGATGTACAAGCCGCTGCTGCCCTACCTGAAAGTGCTAAGGGAGAAGGTCCCCAGCTTCCAGCTCCAACAGgagcacacacacaaagaggagaaggaggagcggtGCCTGCAAGGGGGCAG GCTTCTGTACAACCTGCGGTACCTGGGCCAGGCCAATGTAGGAAAG TACGGTGGCAAAGAGGTGCTGGACGAAGGGATACCCCTGGTGTTAGAGCAGCACCTGTGCCCACGG GAAGTTTTATTTGACGTGAAAGAAACTGAAGTCTTCATACAAGAGAAAACCTCTTCCAAG GTTCTGTTCCAGTACCCCTATCCGGAGATCTCCTGTGTGGGTCGCCGGCTGGACAGCAACCATCTTTTTGCCTTCTGTGTTGG GGTTTCACCAGGGACCCCCGAACACAGTACCTTTGACTGTCTTGTGTTTGAATCAAATTCTGAGAGAGAATGTGAAGAAATTATCAAGAGAATTG GACTCAAGAGGAGCTATCCAGCAGTTACAGAAAATGAAACTAAAACTAAAACAAGCTGTGACAGGAAGGCGCATATGCAAAATTCCAAAGATACATGGATCTACTCAGACACATACAGATAA
- the H3-3B gene encoding histone H3.3 — protein sequence MARTKQTARKSTGGKAPRKQLATKAARKSAPSTGGVKKPHRYRPGTVALREIRRYQKSTELLIRKLPFQRLVREIAQDFKTDLRFQSAAIGALQEASEAYLVGLFEDTNLCAIHAKRVTIMPKDIQLARRIRGERA from the exons ATGGCCCGTACAAAGCAGACTGCCCGTAAGTCCACTGGTGGCAAAGCTCCACGTAAACAGCTGGCCACTAAAGCGGCTAGGAAAAGCGCTCCCTCTACTGGTGGCGTCAAGAAACCTCATCGCTACAG GCCCGGTACTGTGGCCCTTCGTGAGATTCGTCGTTATCAGAAGTCAACAGAGCTGTTGATCCGTAAGCTTCCCTTCCAGAGGTTGGTAAGGGAAATTGCTCAAGACTTCAAAACAGACTTGAGGTTCCAGAGTGCAGCCATTGGTGCACTGCAG gaggCTAGTGAAGCATATCTGGTGGGTTTGTTTGAAGACACAAATCTATGTGCCATCCATGCCAAGAGAGTCACCATCATGCCCAAAGACATCCAGCTGGCTCGCAGGATACGGGGAGAGCGAGCTTAA